One window of the Cryptomeria japonica chromosome 7, Sugi_1.0, whole genome shotgun sequence genome contains the following:
- the LOC131857076 gene encoding disease resistance protein RPV1-like: MFLDTACFFTGEHNSLAIEAWNGLGWSPLQSWQRLLDNHFVELDNDNYIKMHDHIRQMGRDIADRQSSYRLWFPQQIINIQKQEAKRIRIQGIMATSKHIKWINEGEGKEPLPALVEKIGEVDEFCIRCSQGELMVNTNGGIQSLAPSLVELNYFVVCGDSFDKVIVEVSRELVWLRWFQIGQRNLPSGLSLKNLRVLELYEGRNLEELWGKTDGEAPVQLRQLLISGCHKFQGFPKSIEHLNHLKKIEIFEGYNVTSLPDEFCHLQHLEYLVLHECKILLLPGNFGNLSNLRHVAFVFCNQLRRLPVCFKNVMLLEHLNLQGCSQLKFTSEDLNFLENIRELQFLNLSGCKQLQELPRHITNQAFLRELYFSGPSLRGVPDNIGELSRLKRMRIEDVMLTNLPTSLGDLFSLTNLDIRNCPKLDRLPDSLGDLSSLTNLDIRDCPKLKCLPDSIGDLSSLTNLSIKNCPKLELRNSFVFNDKSAWRFVNLSIENCPAGNSNKIS; the protein is encoded by the exons atGTTCCTTGATACTGCATGTTTTTTCACTGGAGAACATAATAGCTTAGCAATTGAAGCATGGAATGGATTGGGTTGGAGTCCTCTACAAAGTTGGCAAAGGCTCCTAGATAATCATTTCGTTGAACTTGACAATGACAATTACATAAAGATGCATGATCACATAAGACAAATGGGAAGAGACATTGCAGATAGACAATCATCCTATCGGCTATGGTTTCCCCAACAGATTATTAATATTCAGAAACAAGAAGCa AAAAGAATCCGCATTCAAGGAATAATGGCCACCTCAAAACATATAAAGTGGATTAATGAAGGG GAAGGAAAGGAGCCCTTACCAGCACTGGTCGAAAAAATTGGTGAGGTTGACGAGTTTTGCATTCGCTGCTCGCAGGGGGAACTCATGGTTAACACAAACGGAGGAATTCAATCACTCGCACCCTCTTTAGTTGAACTAAATTATTTTGTAGTTTGTGGAGATTCCTTTGATAAAGTAATAGTTGAAGTATCAAGAGAGCTGGTCTGGCTTCGCTGGTTCCAAATTGGGCAGCGAAATCTTCCGTCAGGGCTTTCATTAAAAAACTTAAGGGTTTTAGAACTTTACGAAGGAAGAAACTTAGAAGAGCTGTGGGGGAAGACAGATGGAGAG GCCCCTGTGCAGTTAAGGCAGTTGCTTATTTCTGGTTGCCACAAATTTCAAGGTTTTCCAAAATCAATAGAACATCTCAATCATTTGAAAAAGATTGAAATCTTTGAAGGCTACAATGTTACTAGTCTGCCAGATGAATTTTGTCATCTCCAACACCTGGAATACTTGGTGTTACATGAGTGTAAAATACTATTACTGCCCGGCAATTTCGGGAATTTGAGCAACCTGCGGCATGTAGCTTTTGTCTTTTGTAACCAGTTGAGGAGGTTGCCGGTTTGTTTTAAAAACGTGATGCTCCTGGAACATCTCAATTTACAGGGGTGCAGTCAACTCAAATTCACGTCAGAGGACTTAAACTTTCTGGAAAATATTAGGGAGCTCCAGTTTTTGAACCTTTCTGGCTGCAAGCAATTGCAAGAGTTGCCTCGTCACATCACAAATCAGGCATTCTTGAGAGAACTCTATTTCAGCGGTCCCAGTTTAAGGGGGGTACCAGATAATATCGGAGAACTCAGCAGGCTGAAAAGGATGAGGATAGAAGATGTGATGTTGACAAACTTGCCAACCTCTCTTGGAGATTTGTTTTCTCTGACGAATCTTGATATTAGAAATTGTCCTAAGCTGGATCGTCTACCTGATTCTCTCGGAGATTTGTCTTCCTTGACGAATCTTGATATTAGAGATTGTCCTAAGCTGAAATGTCTACCTGACTCTATTGGAGATTTGTCTTCTTTGACCAATCTTTCAATTAAAAATTGTCCTAAGTTGGAACTACGTAACTCATTTGTCTTCAATGACAAATCTGCTTGGAGATTCGTCAATCTTTCTATTGAAAATTGTCCAGCTGGAAACTCTAACAAAATCAGTTAG